The following are encoded in a window of Ferribacterium limneticum genomic DNA:
- a CDS encoding c-type cytochrome, translating to MKTTKIASGGLLLPFLVIALSAAPAFAADRSGKEVVETVCAGCHTTGKDGAPKIGDQAAWAERAAKGLDKLTQNAITGVRNMLAHGGQAALSDLEMTRGVGYMVSGGKAADAKKPMKPAKSRTGEQVVQERCQECHASGKQGAPKLGDMNDWKPRLQKGVDPLIKSAISGHNSMPARGGLANLSDAEMKAAVEFMVSKTGGAAASK from the coding sequence ATGAAAACAACGAAAATTGCTTCCGGTGGTTTGTTGCTTCCCTTCCTGGTAATTGCGCTGTCTGCTGCACCGGCATTTGCCGCTGATCGTTCTGGCAAGGAAGTCGTCGAAACGGTCTGCGCCGGCTGTCACACCACGGGCAAGGACGGTGCGCCCAAGATCGGCGATCAGGCAGCCTGGGCAGAGCGCGCCGCCAAGGGCCTGGACAAGTTGACGCAGAATGCCATCACCGGCGTCCGTAACATGCTGGCCCATGGCGGCCAGGCCGCCTTGAGCGATCTCGAGATGACCCGTGGCGTCGGTTACATGGTCAGTGGCGGCAAGGCAGCCGATGCGAAAAAGCCCATGAAACCCGCGAAATCGCGCACTGGCGAGCAGGTGGTTCAGGAGCGCTGCCAGGAATGCCACGCCAGTGGCAAACAGGGCGCGCCGAAACTGGGTGACATGAACGACTGGAAACCGCGTCTGCAAAAGGGTGTTGATCCTCTAATCAAGTCTGCCATCAGCGGCCACAACTCGATGCCGGCCCGTGGTGGTCTGGCCAATCTGAGCGATGCCGAAATGAAGGCTGCCGTCGAGTTCATGGTCAGCAAGACGGGCGGCGCTGCCGCCAGCAAGTAA
- a CDS encoding recombination-associated protein RdgC: MWFRNLQLYRLPTPWNIDLAKFDEQLARGPFVKCPSNQPMSRGWVSPRRDGALVYSLGQQWMIALSVEQRLLPSSVVNDEVKERAELVEAQQGYAPGRKQLKELRERVTEELMPRAFTRRRTTYVWLDPQNGWFCVDAGSPAKAEEVIEHLRHCLDDFPLTMLHTQVSPQAAMAAWLAGGDAPAGFTIDRDCELKAAGEEKAAVRYVRHPLDGDEISVEIKAHLAAGKMPTKLALTWDDRISFVLGEKMEIKRLAFLDLLKEEAEKSAEHADEQFDADFALMTGELSRFLPQLLDALGGEVVEEK, translated from the coding sequence ATGTGGTTCCGTAATCTCCAGCTTTACCGCCTGCCGACGCCGTGGAATATCGACCTCGCCAAATTTGATGAACAACTGGCCCGCGGCCCGTTCGTGAAGTGCCCGAGCAACCAGCCGATGAGCCGGGGCTGGGTGTCGCCGCGCCGCGATGGCGCGCTGGTCTATTCGCTCGGCCAGCAGTGGATGATTGCCCTGAGCGTCGAGCAGCGTCTGCTGCCGTCGTCGGTGGTCAATGACGAAGTCAAGGAACGCGCCGAGCTGGTCGAAGCCCAGCAGGGCTACGCGCCGGGCCGCAAACAGTTGAAGGAATTGCGCGAACGCGTTACCGAGGAACTCATGCCGCGCGCCTTCACCCGCCGCCGCACGACCTACGTCTGGCTCGACCCGCAAAATGGCTGGTTCTGCGTCGATGCCGGCAGCCCGGCCAAGGCCGAAGAGGTCATCGAGCATCTGCGTCATTGCCTCGACGACTTCCCGCTGACCATGCTGCACACCCAGGTTTCGCCGCAAGCGGCAATGGCCGCCTGGCTGGCTGGCGGCGATGCCCCGGCTGGATTCACCATCGACCGCGATTGCGAACTGAAGGCGGCTGGCGAGGAAAAGGCGGCCGTTCGCTACGTTCGCCATCCGCTCGATGGCGACGAGATCAGCGTCGAAATCAAGGCCCACCTGGCAGCTGGCAAGATGCCGACCAAGCTGGCCCTGACCTGGGACGACCGCATCTCCTTCGTGCTCGGCGAAAAGATGGAAATCAAGCGCCTTGCCTTCCTCGACCTGCTCAAGGAAGAGGCCGAGAAATCGGCAGAACACGCCGATGAGCAATTCGATGCCGATTTTGCGTTGATGACCGGCGAACTGTCGCGTTTCCTGCCCCAGTTGCTTGATGCGCTGGGCGGCGAGGTCGTTGAAGAAAAATGA
- a CDS encoding SDR family oxidoreductase — MTLKVFITGASSGIGEALAVYYAAQGATLGLAARRSEFLEALNQRLGGQHACYALDVSDAPALHAAATDFITRFGAPDIIIANAGVSAGTLTEFEEDLEVFRRVMDTNVFGMAATFAPFIPAMKAVAGDGRKMQRLVGIASVAGIRGLPGAEAYSASKAAAIAYLESLRLEMRPYGIRVVTIAPGYIETPMTEINPYKMPFLLPVNQAASRFAAVIARGTSYAVIPWPMGIVAKVLRALPNWLYDRLFTSAPRKPRGLLK, encoded by the coding sequence TTGACCCTCAAGGTCTTCATCACGGGCGCCTCGTCGGGAATCGGCGAGGCGCTTGCCGTTTACTACGCCGCACAGGGCGCCACCCTGGGCCTGGCAGCGCGCCGAAGCGAGTTTCTCGAGGCGCTGAACCAGCGTCTGGGCGGCCAGCATGCCTGTTACGCGCTCGATGTCAGCGATGCCCCGGCCCTGCATGCCGCTGCCACCGATTTCATTACCCGCTTCGGCGCCCCGGACATCATCATCGCCAATGCCGGCGTTTCGGCCGGTACGCTGACCGAATTCGAAGAAGACCTCGAGGTCTTTCGCCGGGTCATGGATACCAACGTTTTCGGCATGGCGGCGACCTTCGCGCCATTCATTCCGGCGATGAAGGCAGTGGCTGGCGATGGCCGCAAAATGCAGCGCCTGGTCGGCATCGCTTCGGTTGCCGGCATCCGTGGCCTGCCGGGCGCCGAGGCTTATTCGGCCTCGAAGGCGGCGGCGATTGCCTATCTGGAAAGCCTGCGTCTCGAAATGCGTCCTTACGGCATCAGGGTCGTCACCATTGCGCCAGGTTATATCGAGACGCCGATGACCGAGATCAATCCCTACAAAATGCCGTTCTTGCTGCCGGTCAATCAGGCCGCATCCCGTTTCGCGGCCGTGATCGCGCGGGGCACCAGCTACGCCGTCATTCCCTGGCCTATGGGCATCGTCGCCAAAGTCCTGCGCGCTCTGCCCAACTGGCTATACGACCGCCTGTTCACAAGCGCCCCGCGCAAGCCGCGCGGCTTGTTAAAATAG
- a CDS encoding thiazole synthase: MHQLTIAGKAYRSRLLVGTGKYKDFAETRAAIDASGAEIVTVAIRRMNIGQDPSQPNLLDALPPSQFTILPNTAGCYTADDAVRTLRLARELLDGHPLCKLEVLGDPTSLFPNMPETLKAAETLVKDGFHVMVYCSDDPIQARMLEEIGCVAVMPLASLIGSGMGILNPWNLRLIIDNAKVPVIVDAGVGTASDATVAMELGCDGVLMNTAIAHAKNPVLMASAMQKGVEAGREAFLAGRMPRKLYSADPSSPTSGLIGS, encoded by the coding sequence ATGCATCAACTGACTATCGCCGGCAAGGCGTACCGTTCCCGTTTGCTGGTCGGCACCGGCAAGTACAAGGATTTCGCCGAAACCCGTGCCGCCATCGATGCTTCCGGTGCCGAAATCGTCACCGTGGCCATCCGGCGCATGAATATCGGCCAGGACCCGAGCCAGCCCAATCTGCTCGACGCCCTGCCTCCCTCGCAATTCACCATCCTGCCCAACACCGCCGGCTGCTACACCGCCGACGATGCCGTGCGCACCCTGCGTCTGGCCCGCGAACTGCTCGACGGCCATCCGCTGTGCAAGCTCGAAGTGCTCGGCGATCCGACCAGCCTCTTCCCGAACATGCCGGAAACCCTGAAAGCGGCCGAAACCCTGGTCAAGGATGGCTTTCACGTCATGGTCTACTGCTCGGATGACCCCATTCAGGCCCGGATGCTCGAAGAAATCGGCTGTGTCGCGGTCATGCCGCTCGCTTCACTGATCGGCTCCGGCATGGGCATCCTCAATCCGTGGAACCTGCGCCTGATCATTGACAACGCCAAGGTGCCGGTCATCGTCGATGCCGGCGTCGGCACGGCCTCCGATGCGACGGTGGCGATGGAGCTGGGCTGCGACGGCGTGCTGATGAACACCGCCATCGCCCATGCCAAGAATCCCGTTCTCATGGCCAGCGCCATGCAGAAGGGTGTTGAAGCGGGCCGCGAGGCTTTTCTGGCCGGCCGCATGCCGCGCAAACTCTACTCGGCCGACCCGTCGTCGCCGACTTCCGGATTGATCGGCTCATGA
- the argS gene encoding arginine--tRNA ligase, translated as MPLDVKTQLTALLQQALASVAPTATDTPIQLERPRDPTHGDFATNLAMQLAKALKKNPREIAQQLVNELPVSALVTKAEVAGAGFINFTLDAGAKTRVVKAVLAEGENFGRSTLGGWQKVQVEFVSANPTGPLHVGHGRGAAYGASLSNLLTFAGWDVTREYYVNDAGRQMDILGLSTWLRYLAQNGVDVPFLPNAYQGDYVRDMAKQMSAAHGTKYVRQAADVLAGTPGLPDAERADDEAKRQRDQHLDALIANAKTLLGADWTYVHQHALSEQLADCRDDLEQFGVHFDVWFSEQALFDTGLVARCVDLLEKNGHLYVQNGARWFKSTTFGDEKDRVVQRENGLYTYFASDIAYHLNKFERGFDKVINIWGADHHGYISRVNGAITALGLDASKLQVALVQFAVLYRNGQKASMSTRSGEFVTLRELRGEVGNDACRFFYALRKSDQHLDFDLDLAKSQTNENPVYYIQYAHARICSVVNQWAGDQAALADADLSLLSNPRELAIASKLTEFRDLIDNAARELAPHLIAFYLKDLAGEFHGWYNAERMLVDDAALRDARVALAIAVRQTIRNGLTILGVSCPESM; from the coding sequence ATGCCCCTAGACGTCAAAACCCAGCTGACCGCCCTTCTGCAACAGGCGCTGGCCAGCGTTGCGCCGACCGCAACCGATACCCCCATTCAACTTGAGCGGCCGCGCGATCCGACGCACGGCGACTTTGCGACCAATCTGGCCATGCAACTGGCCAAGGCGCTGAAGAAAAATCCGCGCGAAATTGCCCAGCAACTGGTGAATGAATTGCCGGTCTCGGCCCTGGTTACCAAGGCTGAAGTGGCCGGCGCCGGCTTCATCAATTTTACCCTCGATGCCGGGGCTAAGACCCGCGTTGTCAAGGCTGTGCTGGCCGAGGGCGAGAATTTCGGTCGGTCTACGCTGGGTGGCTGGCAAAAGGTGCAGGTCGAATTCGTTTCGGCCAACCCGACCGGCCCGCTGCACGTCGGCCACGGCCGTGGCGCGGCTTATGGCGCGTCCTTGTCCAACCTGCTGACTTTTGCTGGCTGGGATGTGACCCGCGAGTACTACGTCAATGACGCCGGCCGGCAGATGGATATTCTCGGCTTGTCGACCTGGCTGCGTTACCTGGCGCAGAACGGCGTTGACGTGCCCTTCCTGCCCAACGCCTATCAGGGCGACTACGTGCGCGACATGGCCAAGCAGATGAGCGCGGCGCACGGCACCAAATACGTCCGTCAGGCTGCCGACGTGCTCGCCGGAACGCCCGGTTTGCCGGATGCCGAGCGGGCCGACGACGAGGCCAAGCGCCAACGCGACCAGCATCTCGATGCCCTGATCGCCAACGCCAAGACCTTGCTCGGTGCTGACTGGACCTACGTCCATCAACATGCCTTGTCCGAGCAGTTGGCCGACTGTCGTGACGATCTCGAGCAATTCGGCGTTCATTTCGACGTCTGGTTCTCCGAGCAGGCGCTGTTCGATACCGGCCTGGTCGCCCGTTGCGTCGATCTGCTCGAAAAAAATGGCCATCTGTACGTGCAGAATGGTGCCCGCTGGTTCAAGTCGACCACGTTCGGCGACGAGAAGGACCGTGTCGTCCAGCGCGAGAACGGCCTCTATACCTATTTCGCTTCCGACATCGCCTACCACCTGAACAAGTTCGAGCGCGGGTTCGACAAGGTCATCAACATCTGGGGCGCCGACCACCACGGCTACATTTCCCGCGTTAACGGGGCGATCACGGCTCTCGGGCTGGACGCCAGCAAGTTGCAGGTGGCGCTCGTCCAGTTTGCCGTGCTCTACCGCAATGGCCAGAAGGCGTCGATGTCGACGCGCTCGGGCGAATTCGTCACCCTGCGCGAGCTGCGCGGCGAGGTTGGCAACGATGCCTGCCGTTTCTTCTATGCCCTGCGCAAGTCCGACCAGCACCTCGATTTCGACCTCGATCTGGCCAAGAGCCAGACCAACGAAAACCCGGTCTATTACATCCAGTACGCTCACGCCCGCATCTGTTCGGTGGTCAATCAGTGGGCCGGTGATCAGGCTGCGCTGGCCGATGCCGATCTGTCGCTGCTCAGCAATCCGCGCGAACTGGCCATTGCCAGCAAGCTGACCGAGTTCCGCGACCTGATCGACAACGCCGCCCGCGAACTGGCGCCTCACCTGATCGCCTTCTACCTCAAGGATCTGGCTGGTGAATTCCATGGCTGGTACAACGCCGAGCGCATGCTGGTCGACGATGCGGCGCTACGCGATGCCCGCGTCGCGCTGGCCATCGCCGTGCGTCAGACGATACGCAACGGCCTGACCATTCTGGGTGTCAGCTGTCCGGAATCCATGTAA
- the thiS gene encoding sulfur carrier protein ThiS, which translates to MLELKINGEARQFSTALTVTGLIEQLGFTGKRIAVERNGEIVPKSQHATTALVSGDQLEIVVAVGGG; encoded by the coding sequence ATGCTAGAACTCAAGATCAATGGTGAAGCCCGCCAGTTTTCCACGGCGCTGACCGTGACCGGACTGATTGAGCAACTCGGCTTTACCGGCAAGCGCATCGCCGTCGAACGCAACGGCGAAATCGTCCCCAAGAGCCAGCACGCCACGACGGCGCTGGTTTCGGGCGACCAACTTGAAATTGTCGTCGCCGTCGGCGGCGGCTAA
- a CDS encoding DNA-deoxyinosine glycosylase has translation MDLSHCFPPVAAPSARVLVLGSLPGKASLNAQEYYANRQNAFWRIMGDLIGAGPDLPYAQRLESLRSAGIALWDVIAAGERPGSLDANIVKHSVCVNDFLAFFAVHRGIRHVFFNGGAAEATFRRYVLPSLQDLNLQLVRLPSTSPAHAASSYADKLAAWSVIVAPAK, from the coding sequence ATGGATTTGAGTCACTGTTTTCCGCCGGTTGCCGCGCCGTCGGCGCGCGTGCTGGTCCTTGGCAGTCTTCCCGGCAAGGCATCGCTCAATGCGCAGGAGTATTACGCCAACCGGCAAAACGCCTTCTGGCGCATCATGGGCGATCTGATTGGTGCAGGGCCGGACCTGCCTTATGCCCAGCGGCTGGAGAGCTTGCGCTCGGCCGGCATTGCGCTGTGGGATGTAATCGCCGCCGGTGAGCGTCCGGGCAGCCTCGATGCCAACATCGTCAAACACTCTGTTTGCGTTAACGATTTTTTGGCCTTTTTTGCCGTACACCGTGGGATTCGTCATGTTTTCTTCAATGGCGGGGCGGCTGAGGCGACTTTTCGCCGCTATGTCTTGCCCAGTCTTCAGGATTTGAACCTGCAGCTGGTCCGCCTGCCGTCGACCAGCCCGGCGCACGCGGCGAGCAGTTACGCCGACAAGCTCGCGGCGTGGTCGGTGATTGTCGCGCCAGCCAAATAA
- the trmB gene encoding tRNA (guanosine(46)-N7)-methyltransferase TrmB, with protein sequence MSDTPLIQPAAVGEGVYEEGREGYGHIKSYVRRAGRMSSAQENYYAEMMPKIGVVYAPQPIDLAAVYGRNAPKILEIGTGMGETTAKIADANRDNDYLGVEVHVPGVGALCKQIAERDLSNLRICQHDAVEVVRDMLPEASLDGVHVFFPDPWHKARHNKRRLIQSPFVALLASRLKPGGYFHCATDWEEYAHQMLEVLSAEPTLVNSADGFAPRPEYRPLTKFENRGIRLGHGVWDVIFRKK encoded by the coding sequence ATGAGCGATACCCCCCTGATTCAACCGGCCGCTGTCGGCGAAGGCGTCTACGAAGAAGGCCGCGAAGGTTACGGCCACATCAAGAGCTACGTCCGCCGCGCCGGCCGCATGTCGTCGGCGCAGGAAAACTACTACGCCGAGATGATGCCCAAGATCGGCGTCGTCTACGCCCCGCAGCCGATTGACCTGGCTGCGGTCTACGGCCGCAATGCCCCGAAAATCCTCGAAATCGGCACCGGCATGGGTGAAACCACGGCCAAGATCGCCGATGCCAACCGCGACAACGACTATCTCGGCGTTGAAGTGCACGTGCCGGGCGTTGGCGCCTTATGCAAGCAGATCGCCGAGCGCGATCTGAGCAACCTGCGCATCTGCCAGCACGACGCCGTCGAAGTCGTTCGCGACATGCTGCCGGAAGCTTCGCTCGATGGCGTCCATGTCTTTTTCCCCGACCCTTGGCACAAGGCGCGGCACAACAAGCGCCGGCTGATCCAGTCGCCCTTCGTCGCGCTGCTCGCCTCCCGCCTCAAGCCGGGCGGCTATTTTCACTGCGCCACCGATTGGGAAGAGTACGCCCATCAGATGCTCGAAGTGCTCTCGGCTGAACCGACTTTGGTTAACAGTGCCGACGGCTTTGCACCGCGCCCCGAATACCGCCCGCTGACCAAATTCGAGAACCGCGGGATACGCTTGGGCCATGGCGTTTGGGACGTTATTTTCCGAAAAAAATAG
- a CDS encoding SPOR domain-containing protein, with protein MSRDMKPRKSQPAKKKAAGGTLVGMFIGLVIGIGMAAGVVWYLNKSPLPFVERAQPPARADGANGKNGQPSQPLALPGKPGDPIPEKRFQFYDILPGKADAVPDKAPKPDARKEEPKKEEAKKEESKESKTPLFLQAGSFSTAQDADNQKAKLAFMGIEAVVQQVMIQDKTFYRVRVGPYTKIDELNKVRAELAKSGVEAQLAK; from the coding sequence ATGAGTCGCGATATGAAGCCCCGCAAGAGCCAGCCGGCGAAAAAGAAGGCGGCTGGCGGTACGCTGGTCGGCATGTTCATTGGCCTGGTCATTGGCATTGGCATGGCGGCGGGTGTCGTCTGGTACCTCAACAAGTCGCCGTTGCCTTTTGTCGAGCGGGCGCAGCCGCCGGCTCGGGCGGACGGAGCCAATGGCAAGAACGGTCAGCCGAGCCAGCCGCTGGCGCTGCCCGGCAAGCCAGGCGATCCGATTCCGGAAAAACGCTTCCAGTTCTACGACATCCTGCCCGGCAAGGCCGACGCCGTGCCCGACAAGGCGCCCAAACCGGACGCCAGGAAGGAAGAGCCGAAGAAAGAGGAAGCGAAGAAGGAAGAGTCCAAAGAGTCGAAGACCCCGCTCTTCCTGCAGGCCGGTTCGTTCAGCACGGCGCAGGATGCTGACAACCAAAAGGCCAAGCTGGCGTTTATGGGTATAGAGGCCGTTGTCCAGCAGGTGATGATTCAGGACAAGACCTTCTATCGGGTCCGTGTTGGTCCCTACACGAAGATCGATGAATTGAACAAAGTACGCGCCGAGCTTGCCAAATCAGGCGTTGAAGCCCAACTAGCCAAATAG
- a CDS encoding YchJ family protein, with protein sequence MKDIDACPCGSGRRYAECCGQLHFSAKNEMTPEALMRSRYSAYVLKLADYLLASWHPSTRPASMDLAEDDGTKWLGLEIKRCEQQDENHATVEFVARYRIAGRGHRLHEISRFIREDGRWFYVDGDIDPGTITA encoded by the coding sequence ATGAAAGACATTGACGCCTGCCCCTGTGGCAGCGGCAGGCGTTATGCCGAATGCTGCGGTCAACTGCATTTTTCGGCCAAAAATGAAATGACGCCCGAGGCGCTGATGCGTTCGCGCTACAGCGCCTACGTGCTCAAGCTGGCCGATTACCTGCTGGCCAGTTGGCACCCATCGACCCGGCCGGCCAGCATGGACCTGGCCGAAGACGATGGCACCAAATGGCTCGGGCTGGAGATCAAACGCTGCGAGCAGCAGGATGAAAATCACGCCACCGTCGAATTCGTCGCTCGCTACCGCATCGCCGGGCGCGGCCACCGACTGCATGAAATCAGCCGCTTCATCCGTGAAGACGGCCGCTGGTTCTATGTCGACGGCGATATCGATCCAGGCACCATCACCGCTTGA
- a CDS encoding thiol:disulfide interchange protein DsbA/DsbL, producing the protein MKDARRSFVGSIFALFFGLTAAMPSFAQGAAYTPISPAQPTEDAAKIEVLEFFSYGCPHCADFNPLLTAWAAKLPADVVVKKVPITFGRAAWANIAKLYYALEITGDLHRLEADVFRAIHGERVNLFDEKTLTEWVVKKGVDAKKFGETFNSFGVMSKVKRADQMAQAYKITGVPALAVEGKFLIGDMGFNEKLAVADKLIAQARSEKAGKGAGKK; encoded by the coding sequence ATGAAGGATGCACGTCGCAGTTTCGTCGGTTCCATTTTTGCCCTTTTTTTCGGGTTGACCGCAGCAATGCCGTCTTTTGCTCAGGGCGCCGCTTACACTCCGATCAGCCCGGCACAGCCGACTGAGGATGCTGCAAAAATCGAGGTTCTCGAGTTTTTCAGCTACGGCTGCCCGCACTGCGCCGATTTCAATCCGCTACTGACCGCCTGGGCCGCCAAGTTGCCGGCCGACGTGGTCGTCAAGAAAGTGCCGATCACCTTCGGGCGCGCTGCCTGGGCCAATATCGCCAAGCTCTATTACGCGCTGGAAATCACTGGCGACCTGCATCGTCTCGAGGCTGACGTCTTCCGGGCGATTCATGGCGAGCGCGTCAATCTGTTCGACGAAAAAACGCTGACCGAATGGGTCGTCAAAAAGGGTGTCGATGCGAAGAAATTCGGCGAAACCTTCAATTCCTTCGGTGTCATGAGCAAGGTCAAGCGTGCCGACCAGATGGCGCAGGCCTACAAGATCACCGGCGTGCCGGCTCTGGCCGTCGAAGGTAAATTCCTGATCGGCGACATGGGCTTCAACGAGAAGCTGGCCGTTGCCGACAAGCTGATCGCCCAGGCGCGCAGCGAGAAAGCTGGCAAGGGCGCCGGCAAGAAATAA
- a CDS encoding ABC-F family ATP-binding cassette domain-containing protein has protein sequence MIILKNVTLRRSSKVLLDKTSVTINPGEKVGLVGRNGAGKSTLFALLNGTLHEDGGDYSIPKQWQMGQVAQDMPETEQSATDFVIDGDTKLLAARNEVHDAEASDDGMRMAEAYMALNDAGEHDAEARAQSLILGLGFKVSELHNPVNSFSGGWRMRLQLARALMCPSDILLLDEPTNHLDLDALVWLEAWLKRYQGTLVMISHDREFLDAITSVTLHIDNAKLVRYGGNYSKFEDMRAEQMLLQQATMAKQAEKIAHLQSFINRFKAKASKAKQAQSRVKALDRMEKIAPVLADAEFTFEFQEPQNLPNPMLSMMDVTIGYPPAEDAPAGTPPTVIVRGINRSVMAGQRIGILGANGQGKSTLVKTIACELAAISGDLTEGKGLNIGYFAQQELDVLRPQDTPLEHMVRLAKEAIANGRSNVPGREQELRNFLGTFNFGGEMVKQAVGTMSGGEKARLVLCMIVWQRPNLLLLDEPTNHLDLSTREALAVALNEFEGTVMLVSHDRALLRSVCDEFWLVSKGGVAPFDGDLEDYQRYLLDEAKRVREEASAAQKKLAA, from the coding sequence ATGATCATCCTCAAGAACGTCACCCTGCGCCGCAGCTCGAAAGTGCTGCTCGACAAGACCTCGGTCACCATCAATCCCGGTGAGAAGGTCGGTCTGGTCGGTCGCAACGGCGCCGGCAAATCGACGCTGTTCGCGCTGCTCAACGGCACGCTGCATGAGGATGGCGGCGATTATTCGATCCCCAAACAATGGCAGATGGGGCAGGTGGCGCAGGACATGCCGGAAACCGAGCAGTCGGCCACCGATTTCGTCATCGACGGCGACACCAAGCTGCTCGCCGCCCGCAACGAGGTGCACGATGCCGAAGCCAGCGACGACGGCATGCGCATGGCCGAAGCCTACATGGCGCTTAACGACGCCGGCGAACACGACGCCGAAGCCCGTGCCCAGTCGCTGATCCTCGGTCTAGGCTTCAAGGTTTCCGAGCTGCACAACCCGGTCAACAGCTTCTCTGGCGGCTGGCGCATGCGTCTGCAACTGGCGCGCGCGCTGATGTGTCCATCCGATATCCTGCTCCTCGACGAACCGACCAACCACTTGGACCTGGATGCCCTGGTCTGGCTCGAGGCCTGGCTCAAGCGCTATCAGGGCACGCTGGTCATGATCAGCCACGACCGCGAATTCCTCGACGCCATCACCAGTGTCACACTGCACATCGACAACGCCAAGCTGGTCCGCTACGGTGGCAACTACAGCAAGTTCGAAGACATGCGTGCCGAGCAGATGCTGCTGCAACAAGCGACGATGGCCAAGCAGGCCGAGAAGATCGCCCATCTGCAATCCTTCATCAACCGCTTCAAGGCCAAGGCCAGCAAGGCCAAGCAGGCGCAGAGCCGGGTCAAGGCGCTCGATCGCATGGAAAAGATCGCGCCGGTGCTGGCCGATGCCGAATTCACCTTCGAATTCCAGGAGCCGCAGAACCTGCCCAACCCGATGCTGTCGATGATGGATGTCACCATCGGCTACCCACCGGCCGAAGATGCGCCGGCCGGTACGCCGCCAACCGTCATCGTGCGCGGCATCAACCGCTCGGTGATGGCCGGCCAGCGCATCGGCATCCTTGGCGCCAATGGCCAGGGCAAATCCACGCTGGTCAAGACCATCGCCTGCGAGCTGGCGGCGATCAGCGGCGACCTGACCGAAGGCAAGGGCCTCAACATCGGCTACTTCGCCCAGCAGGAACTCGACGTGCTGCGCCCGCAGGACACGCCGCTCGAACACATGGTGCGGCTGGCCAAGGAAGCGATTGCCAACGGCCGCAGCAACGTACCAGGACGCGAGCAGGAACTGCGCAATTTCCTCGGTACCTTCAATTTCGGTGGCGAGATGGTCAAGCAGGCCGTCGGCACCATGAGCGGGGGTGAAAAGGCCCGGCTGGTGCTGTGCATGATCGTCTGGCAACGCCCCAACCTGCTGCTCCTCGACGAGCCGACCAACCACCTCGACCTCAGCACCCGCGAAGCACTGGCTGTCGCCCTCAACGAGTTCGAAGGCACCGTCATGCTGGTCAGCCACGACCGTGCTCTGTTGCGCTCGGTCTGCGACGAGTTCTGGCTGGTTTCCAAGGGCGGCGTCGCGCCGTTCGACGGCGATCTCGAAGACTACCAGCGCTACCTGCTCGACGAAGCCAAGCGGGTACGCGAAGAGGCGTCAGCGGCGCAGAAGAAGCTGGCTGCCTAG